The Fictibacillus phosphorivorans genomic sequence CTGTCGACAGGGTGGATCAAACGGTTAACAAAGTTACCGAGACCGTAAAACCAGTAAATGAAGCGGTCAAAACGGTAACGAATACTGTAGACACGGTGAAAGAAATCGTGCCAACTGAAACGCTTAAACAATCTAAACCGATCGTGGATGTGGAGCTCTCTGAAAAACCATCAATAAAAGTTGATGTTGTAGATCAGGAGGTGAACGTTACAGTCCCTGTTACAACGGAAAAACCTCAAGTAGAGGTGAAGATTCCAGTTGTTTCAGAGATTGTTACTACTAAGCCGGAAGTTGAGGAAGTGGTCGAAGCAAAACCAGAACCAGCTCCTATCTCAAAACCAGTCACAGAACCTGTTGTAAAGAACAAACCGATAATTTCTGACAAAGTAAATGAGACAAATGATGTGAATTTACAAAAATCAGAAGCTGTTATGAAAAAAGAAATGATTAATATGGAAATAGAGAATCCCGTTAATACGGGTACGAGTGGAGATGTACTAAAAAAGAGCAGAGATCAAAAAGAATCTGAGTTGCCTATCAGGCATAAAACGAGTCCGGATTATCCGATAACTCAAATGCTAACACCATCATCACAAGGTGGACAAACTCCAACTAATTCGTCTAATGGTCCTATGACTTCTTCAAGCACAATTACATTTTTGGCCATTTTAGATGGTGGTCAAAGTGATACTCAGCTTGAAACAGGAGTTCGACTAGACGGGGGAGTTCGACACTATTATGATCAATGGCTAAATGCTCCACCTGGGCAACCACCACAATCTTTCTTCTTCTAAATTATATTTGGTAAAACAAAAATTTAAGAAGAAGAAGGAGAGAAAATAAAATGAAAAAATCAAACTTTATTAGAACATTTGCGATTACAGGTGCTGCGGCGGCAGGTTTATTCTTTGGAGGGAGCGAAACATTTGCAGATGAAGGTTCATCGAGTCTTAAAATCGGAACAGGCCTGATCAGTAACATTCAGCTTTCTGATAAAGATGATGAGTCTAATCTTAACTTAGATCTAGGTGCTGTTACAGGTATCGAACTAGAGAATTCAGATGATGATTCGGACAACAATAGCGTAAAAACAAACGTTGGTGCAAATGTAAATGCTGAAGCTTCCGGTGAAGAAGATGGAAAAGCTCAAGTAGCTACTGATGTAAATGCTGGAGTTGAAGCTGAGTCAAAAACTGAAGAACGTAGCGACGTTGCTAAAGCAAATGCGGCAGTTGGTACTGATGCTACAGTAAAGAGTTCTTCTGCTGATGATGAAAGCAAAGCGTCTGTAAACGCAGATACAAAAGTTGGGGTTGAAGTTCGTTCTAATGAAGAAGATAACAAAGATTCTAGTTCTCTAAATGCGGGTGCAGATGTTCAAGCAGCTGTCGAAACTCAAGATGAAAGAGAATCAAATACTACAGTTGATGCAAGCGCAGGTTTAACTGCAGGAGTAGAAGCAACTGAGGAAGACGAGAAGTCAAGTGCAAACGTAAATCTAGGTACAGATGTAATGGCGAACGTAACTTCTGAAGACGAAGAGAATAACTCTTCTGTAATGGCTGATGCTGGTCTATGGGCTGGAGTAGAAGCAACTGAGGAAGACGAGAAGTCAAGTGCAAACGTAAATCTAGGTACAGATGTAATGGCGAATGTAACTTCTGAAGACGAAGAGAATAACTCTTCTGTAATGGCTGATGCTGGTCTATGGGCTGGAGTAGAAGCAACTGAGGAAGACGAGAAGTCAAGTGCAAACGTAAATCTAGGTACAGATGTAATGGCGATGGTTATGACTGAAGACGAAGAGGATCGTTCTTCTATTGGAACTATGCTAAACACTGATACATCACTTTCACTGTATTCAGATGATGAGCTTGAGAATACTTCTCTTAAGTTAAATACTTCTCTTATTACAGATCTAATGAGTTCATATGATGAAGAGGGAGATCGTTCTTCTCTATTTTCTTCATTAGATTCTGGCCTTGAACTTGGACTTGAAGGCAATGACGAAGATCGTGAGTTGGATTTAAATCTTTGGACAGGCCTAATGCTTGGTGCAATGTATGATGGACAAGATCGTGAAGATTCTATCTTAGAACTTTAATAGAATAATAATCAAAGAGACGGCAGACGTGCTGTCTCTTTTTCTTTGGAAAGAAATAAGAATGTGGATAATCTATCAGAAATGTAAACTAACTATTTTTATGGGTTATTATGTAGAAAACACCATAAGTAAATGGAGAGAATTAGCGAAGGAAATAAATTGTTGGGGGACAGTCCCTCATGTATACTTAAGTTTATTAAGTATACATGAGGGTGTTAGATTAGGAGATGGCGCTATGGTGCATAAAGAAACAAATCTTAAGTTAGTTGTGGCTGGGTTATTGTTAGGTATTTTGATGGCCGCGATGGACAATACCATTGTAGCAACGGCGATGGGTACGATTGTAGCGGACCTAGGTGGTTTTGATAAATTTGTATGGGTTACAGGCTCTTACATGGTTGCGGTAATGGCTGGGATGCCCATTTATGGTAAGCTGTCCGACATGTATGGAAGAAAACGATTCTTCATTTTTGGTCTAGTGGTGTTTCTTATCGGTTCCGCTCTTTGTGGTCTTGCTCAAAATATGGAGCAGCTGATAGCGTTTAGAGCGATCCAAGGTATTGGTGGTGGGGCATTGATGCCGATCGCCTTTACGATTGTTTTTGATATTTTCCCTCCAGAAAAGAGAGGGAAAATGACAGGGCTTCTTGGAGCAGTATTTGGAACTTCAAGTGTTCTCGGACCATTGCTAGGGGCCTTTATCACAGATGCAATCAGCTGGCATTGGGTTTTTTATATTAACGTACCGATCGGTGCAGCATCGTTTTATTTGATCTTTCGTTATTATAAAGAAACGCTTGAACACCGCGAACAAAAGATCGACTGGTGGGGTGCCATCACACTTGTTATCGCAGTTGTTAGCCTAATGTTTGCGCTTGAACTTGGAGGAAAGACGTATGCGTGGGATTCAACGCAGATTGTAGCTTTATTTACAATTTTCACGGTCTTTTTCATCGTGTTCTTCGCAGTAGAACAAAAAGCATCAGAACCAATTATTTCATTTTGGATGTTTAAGAAGAGGCTATTTGCTACTTCGCAGATTCTTGGATTTCTATATGGTGGAACATTTATCATTCTAGCCGTCTTTATTCCAATTTTTGTTCAAGCGGTTTACGGTGGTTCTGCAACAAGTGCGGGATTGATCCTTACTCCAATGATGTTAGGTTCTGTTGCTGGAAGTATGATAGGTGGAATCTTTCAAACGAAAACAAGCTTCCGTAACCTCATGATCGTATCCGTTGTATCCTATTTCACGGGTATGTATATGTTGAGTGGTATGACACCAGATACTTCTAGAATGATGCTTACCTTGTTTATGGTGATTGTTGGATTTGGGATGGGCTTTTCGTTCTCCTTATTACCTGCAGCTACAATCAATAAGATGGAGTTCCGTTACAGAGGTTCTGCCAACTCTACGAATGCCTTTTTACGATCATTAGGTATGACGCTCGGAGTAACCATTTTTGGGGCACTCCAAAATCGAATTTTTTATGAGAAGATCAGTGAGAATCTAAAAGGCTTTGCAGGGCAAGGTGCGGCAGCTTTTAAAGAGATCGATCCACAAAAAGTATTTCAAGCAGGGGAGCGATCTAAAATACCTCCTGAAGTGTTAGATGGAATAACAGCATCAATGTCTGCATCTATTACGACTGTTTTCACTTATGCTTTGATTCCTATCGTTATTTCAGCTGTAGTCATATTGTTTATGGGGAATGAACGGGTAGAGACATCAAAACAAAATATAAAGGCAAAATAAAAAAAGAGTTTGGGAAGAGAATATCCCAAACTCTTTTTTATGCAGCAGAAGCTGATTTCTTTTCTTTCTTTGGAGCAATCGTATATGACAAAGATACAATAATATCAATAGCAAGAATCAGCGCCCAAATCCGTGTAATATTATTAGCCACATCGTTTTTGTAGAACAGATCTGTATCTGTTGTGTCATACCAATCTTTTAAGAGTGTGTCTATATGTATGGAAGAAACAGCATCTGAGAGGCCGAACAATAACAAGAAAACACACTGTGCTGTGATAAATAAAAAAATGTGTTTATAAAGATTTTTTCTTTCTTGCTTCGCATGTTGCATTCCGTACAGTGGTTTTGAATCAGGTAGGTCAGGTTCTGGTAATCTACGCATCTTGGCGACCTTTCGCTGTATAAAGCGATCTAATTTTTGAAAATCACTCTTTCCATACAAAAACGCATAAGCGATCACGATTAGAATAATGATTTGATAGGAAGAGAATTTTCCTGTTCGTAAGTAATCAAAATATCCCATCGCAGCAATCCATAGGTCATTTAAAAGAAAAAGAACGAAGAATGCCATGCTTAATTTTTTTAGATTAAACCAATAACGTACGACTAAAAATGATAAGGTTGATACCCAAAATACAGTCTCTGCCAATATGAGAAATACCCACTTATGTTCTAAAACAAAATCCATTCGATGTTCATCCTTCCTCTGATGAATGTAAAACAGTTGATAAACCATTCTTAGAATAACACTTAAAAATGGTTAAGTCTCCCATATTTAGTATCATTTTTCTTTATCATTATGTGATAATGAACAAGAATAGAAAATTAAAATGGAGTGATACCATGTATTCAGATACAGCCTCTGAATTACGAAGCATACGTAAGACAATGATTGTTTTGGGAATCTTATTATTATTTGTAATCGGGTCGATCAATAACAATGAAACTGAAGAAGTTGAGGATGAAGATTATGCTGAGGTGACAACGAACGTACAAAATCAATTAGTCCCGTTAGGTAACGGGTATTTTGGCCTATATTCAAACCTTGACGAAACAGATTCAGATCCTGAGATGAAGATTTATTATTATGACGAGAAAGAGAATAAACTTGTATTAAAAAAAGAAGAAGATTTAGACACTGTAGAAATCTCAGAATAATCTAAGGTTAGAAAAGTAACTGTAAAATACAAGTAAGTTGTTTTATTAAGTAAGTTCTTCAATTATATGATATACTTTTTCTTAATTATTAAAATTTAAAACACTTAGGAGGTGACAACTTATATTCCAGTAACTTGGGGTATAAGGAGTCTTTTTGGACAGTTTGACCTTATTGAAATTACTTGCAGTAGCCGTACTTATTCTACTAACCGCTTTTTTCGTAGCAGCAGAATTTGCGATTGTTAAAATTCGTAAATCAAGAATTGATCAACTAGCTGAAGAAGGTAACAAACGAGCGATTGCAGCACAAAAGGTTATTTCCAACCTTGACGGATCACTCTCAGCCTGTCAGTTAGGAATTACAATTACAGCTTTAGGATTAGGTTGGTTGGGTGAACCTACGGTAGAAGCAATTCTCGGTCCTGTATTTGAACAAATGGATTTAAGCCCGGCAATTGTTCACACATTATCATTTGCAATTGCTTTTGCATCCATTACTTTTTTACACGTTGTTCTTGGTGAGCTTGCACCAAAAACAGTAGCTATTCAAAAAGCTGAAACCATTAGCTTATTGTTATCACCTGCTTTAATCGGATTCTATCGAGTTATGTATCCTTTCATTTGGTTCTTAAACGGAAGTGCTCAGCTTCTAGTAAGAATGTTTGGTCTAAAACCAGCTTCTGAACATGATATGGCACATACCGAAGAAGAACTTCGTTTAATCTTGAGTGAGAGCTACAAAAGTGGTGAGATCAACAAATCTGAGTTCAGTTATGTGGAAAAGGTATTCGAATTTGATGACAGAACTGCAAAAGAGATCATGGTCCCTCGTACTGAAATGATATGTCTTTATGAAGACAATTCAGTTGAAGAAAACATTAATATAATCGCAGAAGAAAAATATACACGTTACCCTGTTGTAGGGGAAGATAAAGATAATGTTCTTGGTATGGTAAATGCAAAAGAAGTATTTTTTGACTTGATTAAAGGAAAGAAATACCCTCTTGAACATTACATCCGACCGACATTGAGTGTGTTTGAAAATACACCGATTAAAGAAACGCTTTTAAAGCTTCAGAAAAAAGGCTTTCATATGGCTGTTTTAGTTGATGAATATGGTGGCACAGCTGGTATAGTTACCATTGAAGATATTTTGGAAGAGCTTGTTGGTGAAATACGCGATGAGTTCGATGAAGATGAATCTCCAATGATACACGCGGTCAGTCCAAACGTGAAGCATTTTGACGGTAAAGTCTTGATCGCTGAAGTGAACGACATCTACGGATTACAAATTGATGATAGTGAGCTTGATACGATTGGTGGATGGGTGCTTTCTCAAAACTCTGAAATACAAGAAGATCAGGTCATTACTTATGATGATTATGATTTTAAAGTGATTGAAATTGATGGTCACCAAGTGAAAAAGATTGAGATTACAAAAAGACTTAATCAAGATGAGATCAGTTCTTCACCTCAAGAATTAGAACACAATTTAGTTGAAAAAGAAGCGTAA encodes the following:
- a CDS encoding MDR family MFS transporter, which gives rise to MVHKETNLKLVVAGLLLGILMAAMDNTIVATAMGTIVADLGGFDKFVWVTGSYMVAVMAGMPIYGKLSDMYGRKRFFIFGLVVFLIGSALCGLAQNMEQLIAFRAIQGIGGGALMPIAFTIVFDIFPPEKRGKMTGLLGAVFGTSSVLGPLLGAFITDAISWHWVFYINVPIGAASFYLIFRYYKETLEHREQKIDWWGAITLVIAVVSLMFALELGGKTYAWDSTQIVALFTIFTVFFIVFFAVEQKASEPIISFWMFKKRLFATSQILGFLYGGTFIILAVFIPIFVQAVYGGSATSAGLILTPMMLGSVAGSMIGGIFQTKTSFRNLMIVSVVSYFTGMYMLSGMTPDTSRMMLTLFMVIVGFGMGFSFSLLPAATINKMEFRYRGSANSTNAFLRSLGMTLGVTIFGALQNRIFYEKISENLKGFAGQGAAAFKEIDPQKVFQAGERSKIPPEVLDGITASMSASITTVFTYALIPIVISAVVILFMGNERVETSKQNIKAK
- a CDS encoding hemolysin family protein, coding for MTLLKLLAVAVLILLTAFFVAAEFAIVKIRKSRIDQLAEEGNKRAIAAQKVISNLDGSLSACQLGITITALGLGWLGEPTVEAILGPVFEQMDLSPAIVHTLSFAIAFASITFLHVVLGELAPKTVAIQKAETISLLLSPALIGFYRVMYPFIWFLNGSAQLLVRMFGLKPASEHDMAHTEEELRLILSESYKSGEINKSEFSYVEKVFEFDDRTAKEIMVPRTEMICLYEDNSVEENINIIAEEKYTRYPVVGEDKDNVLGMVNAKEVFFDLIKGKKYPLEHYIRPTLSVFENTPIKETLLKLQKKGFHMAVLVDEYGGTAGIVTIEDILEELVGEIRDEFDEDESPMIHAVSPNVKHFDGKVLIAEVNDIYGLQIDDSELDTIGGWVLSQNSEIQEDQVITYDDYDFKVIEIDGHQVKKIEITKRLNQDEISSSPQELEHNLVEKEA